One segment of Chlorocebus sabaeus isolate Y175 chromosome 24, mChlSab1.0.hap1, whole genome shotgun sequence DNA contains the following:
- the LOC103229196 gene encoding glycolipid transfer protein-like, with translation MFKNTIFSTLASPEPAAGGCDDPSADGGWGITAGLDPEMALPAEHLLKPLPADNQIKTRHFLEAVSHLPPFFNYLGSPVFTPIKADISGNITKIKAVYDTNPVKFWTLQNILEVEKEMYGAEWPKVEATLALMWLKRGLHFIQVFLHSTCDGERDENHPNLIRVNTTKAYEMALKKYHGWIMQIFQAALYAAPYKSDILKALSKGQNVTEEECLEKIRLFLVNYTATIDVIYEMYTQMMAELNYKVQVFSPLDTPLTHGHTKKQANQNHCESSL, from the coding sequence ATGTTTAAGAATACAATTTTTTCGACGCTGGCATCCCCGGAGCCTGCGGCGGGTGGCTGTGATGACCCCAGCGCTGACGGCGGCTGGGGCATCACCGCGGGCCTCGACCCCGAAATGGCGCTGCCGGCTGAACACCTGCTGAAGCCGCTGCCCGCGGACAATCAGATCAAGACTAGGCATTTCCTCGAGGCGGTGTCACACCTGCCGCCCTTCTTCAATTACCTTGGGTCCCCAGTGTTTACTCCCATCAAGGCAGACATAAGCGGCAACATCACGAAAATCAAAGCCGTGTACGACACCAACCCAGTCAAGTTCTGGACGCTGCAGAACATCCTGGAGGTGGAGAAAGAAATGTATGGAGCAGAGTGGCCCAAAGTAGAGGCCACACTGGCGCTGATGTGGCTGAAAAGAGGCCTCCACTTCATCCAGGTCTTCCTCCACAGCACCTGTGACGGGGAGCGGGACGAGAACCACCCCAACCTCATCCGCGTCAACACCACCAAGGCCTACGAGATGGCCCTCAAGAAGTACCATGGCTGGATCATGCAGATCTTCCAGGCAGCACTGTACGCAGCCCCCTATAAGTCCGACATCCTGAAAGCGCTCTCCAAGGGGCAGAATGTGACAGAGGAGGAGTGCCTGGAGAAGATCCGCCTCTTCCTAGTCAACTACACGGCCACCATCGATGTCATCTATGAGATGTATACCCAGATGATGGCCGAGCTTAACTACAAGGTGCAGGTGTTCTCACCGCTGGACACGCCCCTGACTCATGGCCACACGAAGAAACAGGCAAACCAGAATCACTGTGAATCAAGTCTGTGA